A section of the Methanoculleus horonobensis genome encodes:
- a CDS encoding YcaO-related McrA-glycine thioamidation protein, giving the protein MIRLQSCRKAYAKETQRTVPPEETLRLARERLPVAGITRVADITNLDRIGIPVFSSIRPTAEAGAISVYNGKGATPVEAEVSAMMEGIERYSGEMDNREPVIGRYSEISAGENALDPADLILPGRVPADIVVPWVKGYDIVQEEEVLVPAHAVYHPLPATYGRLFRTNTNGLASGNTLEEATFHALMEVVERDAWSLVEVTRNTGPRIEGIDDGLAADLLAKFAAAGVEVTLKDITSDIGIPTVAAVADDVVLKDPTLLTIGMGSHTSAHIAVLRALTEVAQSRLTQIHGAREDTDTADVRKRIGYDRTKRLNRHWFAESEVVRFSQMPSFDSDDFLTDIHHVTERLDAAGLSRVIVVDLTRPEIGIPVVRVIVPGLEMYAMDQDRMGRRCRDARSRRLPRSQL; this is encoded by the coding sequence ATGATCCGGCTGCAGTCGTGCAGGAAGGCCTACGCGAAGGAGACCCAGCGCACGGTTCCGCCCGAGGAGACGCTCCGTCTGGCACGGGAGAGGCTCCCCGTGGCGGGGATCACCCGCGTCGCCGACATCACGAACCTCGACCGGATCGGGATCCCGGTCTTCTCAAGCATCCGGCCGACCGCTGAAGCGGGAGCGATATCGGTCTACAACGGCAAGGGCGCCACCCCCGTCGAGGCGGAGGTCTCGGCGATGATGGAGGGGATCGAGCGCTACTCGGGCGAGATGGATAACCGGGAGCCGGTAATCGGGAGATACAGCGAGATCTCGGCCGGGGAGAACGCGCTCGACCCCGCGGACCTGATCCTCCCTGGCCGGGTTCCGGCCGACATCGTGGTTCCCTGGGTCAAAGGATACGACATCGTCCAGGAGGAGGAGGTGCTCGTTCCCGCCCACGCGGTCTACCACCCCCTCCCGGCGACCTATGGCCGCCTCTTTCGGACCAACACCAACGGGCTTGCCTCCGGAAACACCCTCGAGGAGGCGACCTTCCACGCCCTGATGGAGGTGGTCGAGCGCGACGCCTGGTCGCTCGTGGAGGTGACCCGGAACACCGGCCCCCGGATCGAGGGGATCGACGACGGGCTCGCCGCCGACCTGCTCGCGAAGTTCGCGGCCGCCGGCGTCGAGGTCACCCTCAAGGACATCACGAGCGATATCGGGATCCCCACGGTGGCCGCGGTGGCCGACGACGTGGTGCTCAAAGACCCCACGCTCCTCACGATCGGGATGGGGTCGCACACGAGCGCCCATATCGCGGTTCTCCGGGCGCTCACGGAGGTTGCGCAGAGCAGGCTGACGCAGATCCATGGTGCACGCGAGGATACCGATACGGCGGACGTCAGGAAGAGGATCGGCTACGACCGGACGAAACGGCTGAACCGGCACTGGTTCGCGGAGTCCGAAGTCGTCCGGTTCTCGCAGATGCCGTCGTTTGACAGCGACGATTTCCTCACCGACATCCACCACGTCACCGAAAGGCTCGATGCGGCCGGGCTCTCCCGGGTGATCGTGGTCGACCTCACCCGGCCGGAGATCGGCATCCCGGTCGTCCGGGTGATCGTGCCGGGGCTGGAGATGTACGCGATGGATCAGGACCGGATGGGCAGGAGGTGCCGTGACGCACGAAGTCGTCGTCTTCCTCGGTCCCAGCTGTGA
- a CDS encoding PIN domain-containing protein: MTAICIDTNLFLELYEAGEDPEEIVADLGALAEHLVFPDIIIDEFLRNRSRILDRIADDLRRREAGEIRLPSIMRGYPNAAELQRAAIEYDRAIGALYSDIEIMITDPAADPVARAFTALFGDPAVQVYRRTDELVTRAHRRKLLGNPPKSTGTDTIGDELIWETLLANLEEDLFFITRDRTYRNHAAYLVREYRERTGGALTITDRISDALALVGRPPSPALAGFEGREETRR; the protein is encoded by the coding sequence ATGACTGCGATATGTATCGATACGAATCTCTTTCTCGAACTCTACGAGGCCGGCGAGGATCCGGAAGAGATCGTTGCGGATCTCGGTGCGCTGGCGGAGCACCTTGTCTTCCCCGACATCATCATCGACGAGTTCCTCCGCAACCGGTCGCGTATCCTCGACCGGATCGCGGACGATCTGCGGAGGCGGGAGGCAGGCGAGATTCGTCTGCCGTCCATCATGCGTGGCTACCCGAATGCAGCAGAGCTGCAGCGTGCCGCTATAGAGTACGACAGGGCTATCGGCGCCCTCTACAGCGATATCGAGATCATGATCACAGATCCCGCCGCCGATCCGGTTGCCCGGGCGTTCACCGCCCTATTCGGGGATCCTGCCGTGCAGGTCTATCGCCGAACCGACGAACTCGTTACGCGGGCTCACCGCCGCAAGCTTCTCGGTAACCCGCCAAAGAGCACGGGGACGGATACCATCGGCGACGAGCTCATCTGGGAGACGCTGCTTGCCAACCTCGAGGAAGACCTGTTCTTCATCACCCGGGACCGGACGTATCGCAACCACGCTGCCTACCTCGTACGGGAGTACCGGGAGAGAACCGGCGGCGCTCTTACGATCACCGACAGGATATCCGATGCCCTGGCGCTCGTCGGGAGACCGCCGTCGCCGGCGCTGGCCGGGTTCGAAGGCCGGGAAGAGACGCGCCGGTAA
- a CDS encoding NEW3 domain-containing protein — MMIDRISSLCILLALLLATSVVPAVSAAQGGTLSTEIRCDFPGEVIEAGDTAVFDLAVTNRGDTGTCLLNYWTFRGTDNWKIRFEADDREVYRMLIPAGETKTVRLVAETSGHAAVGEYPIRLGIGEGTIWVYVKVTKTHSGEVGTLEATVVDKEGNVVKGADVGLYDRDTRIEGMLATAEGKVSIGGPMGTYTVKVTRPGYRAWEKKNVEIRIGQTVDLGIVPLEKENFFAEVRVKSPSRITAIGTNPQYEMTLKNTGRNDDTYTLAVQGLPEQWYARFKESSTATEEVSEIYVPSGEEKTLYLDLIPPYSVGVGEYNLTAVIGSSAREYEENLTLRLRGSYDLRTYAKSYRHEINRGDTLTFDVTVTNAGVGGALTNIGINMSAPEGWRVTVDPASVASLEAGERATVQVTVVPPADIVAGEYKIVALAKSDQDEEEDEYRIVVKEQSYVAVLGILVMAGIGAGLWYMFRKYGRR, encoded by the coding sequence ATGATGATCGATAGAATATCCTCACTATGCATCCTCCTCGCGCTCCTCCTCGCCACGTCGGTTGTCCCGGCAGTTTCTGCCGCACAGGGCGGGACGCTCTCGACGGAGATCCGGTGCGACTTCCCCGGCGAGGTGATCGAGGCGGGCGATACCGCCGTCTTCGATCTCGCGGTCACGAACCGCGGCGATACCGGGACGTGCCTCCTCAACTACTGGACGTTCCGCGGCACCGACAACTGGAAGATCCGGTTCGAGGCCGACGATCGCGAGGTCTACCGGATGCTGATCCCGGCCGGCGAGACGAAGACCGTCCGTCTGGTGGCCGAGACATCCGGCCATGCCGCGGTGGGGGAATATCCCATCCGGCTGGGCATCGGCGAAGGCACGATCTGGGTTTATGTCAAGGTAACGAAGACCCACAGCGGTGAAGTGGGAACGCTCGAGGCCACCGTGGTGGACAAGGAAGGTAACGTGGTGAAGGGCGCCGACGTCGGCCTCTACGACCGTGATACCAGGATCGAGGGGATGCTTGCGACCGCTGAAGGCAAGGTCTCCATCGGCGGCCCGATGGGCACCTACACCGTGAAGGTCACCCGGCCCGGATACCGGGCATGGGAGAAGAAGAATGTCGAGATCCGGATCGGCCAGACGGTCGACCTCGGGATCGTGCCGCTCGAGAAAGAGAACTTCTTTGCCGAGGTTCGGGTGAAGTCCCCGTCCCGGATAACGGCGATCGGCACCAACCCGCAGTACGAGATGACCCTGAAGAACACGGGCAGAAACGACGATACCTATACCCTTGCCGTCCAGGGCCTCCCCGAGCAGTGGTATGCCCGGTTCAAGGAGAGCAGCACCGCCACCGAAGAGGTCTCGGAGATCTACGTCCCGTCCGGCGAGGAGAAGACCCTCTACCTCGATCTCATCCCGCCCTACTCGGTGGGTGTCGGCGAGTACAACCTCACGGCGGTGATCGGCTCTTCCGCCCGGGAGTATGAGGAGAACCTGACGCTCCGGCTCCGGGGGTCGTACGATCTGCGGACCTACGCGAAGAGCTACCGCCACGAGATCAACCGCGGCGACACCCTCACGTTCGATGTGACGGTTACGAACGCCGGCGTCGGCGGAGCGCTGACGAACATCGGGATCAACATGAGCGCACCGGAAGGGTGGCGGGTGACCGTCGACCCGGCATCGGTCGCGAGCCTTGAAGCCGGCGAACGGGCGACGGTGCAGGTGACGGTGGTTCCGCCGGCCGATATCGTCGCCGGCGAATACAAGATCGTCGCGCTGGCAAAAAGCGACCAGGACGAAGAAGAGGACGAGTACCGGATCGTGGTGAAAGAACAGTCCTACGTCGCGGTGCTCGGCATCCTGGTGATGGCCGGGATCGGTGCAGGGCTCTGGTATATGTTCAGGAAGTACGGGCGGCGGTAG
- a CDS encoding ABC transporter ATP-binding protein has product MIRTENLTKVYNGKSAVDGLDLVVGEGEIFGFLGPNGAGKSTTILMLTGMIEPTGGRCFVDGIEVAKDPLKVKEIIGYLPEDVGFYGNMTGEQNLDYFARFYGMDAKARKERIAELLELVRLDGVTQKAGEYSRGMKQRLGLAQALINDPKVLFLDEPTANLDPEGVREYRELVTHLAGEGKTIFVSSHILSEVREVCRTVGLLAKGKLAAQGTLEEVARALAPADGDAVRIVVETREHLPAIDDPAILSVEGNGNRAVVRAKADIRDRLAASLFEQGLHVREMRLEEPEIEDVFMAAYRR; this is encoded by the coding sequence ATGATACGAACGGAGAATCTCACGAAAGTATACAATGGAAAATCAGCCGTCGACGGCCTGGATCTCGTGGTCGGGGAAGGCGAGATATTCGGTTTCCTCGGCCCGAACGGAGCGGGAAAGAGCACGACGATCCTGATGCTCACCGGCATGATCGAGCCCACCGGTGGCCGGTGCTTCGTCGACGGTATCGAGGTCGCGAAAGACCCCCTGAAGGTGAAGGAGATCATCGGTTACCTCCCCGAAGACGTCGGGTTCTACGGGAACATGACCGGCGAGCAGAACCTGGACTACTTCGCCCGGTTCTACGGGATGGATGCGAAAGCGAGAAAGGAGCGGATCGCCGAACTGCTCGAACTCGTCCGTCTCGACGGCGTCACGCAGAAGGCGGGAGAGTACTCCCGCGGCATGAAGCAGCGGCTCGGGCTCGCCCAGGCGCTGATCAACGATCCTAAAGTGCTCTTCCTCGACGAACCAACGGCAAACCTCGACCCCGAGGGCGTCAGGGAGTACCGGGAACTCGTCACCCACCTCGCCGGCGAAGGGAAGACGATCTTCGTCTCCTCCCACATCCTCTCGGAGGTCAGGGAGGTCTGCCGGACGGTGGGGCTCCTCGCGAAAGGAAAACTTGCCGCGCAGGGGACGCTCGAAGAGGTCGCCCGGGCGCTGGCACCCGCAGACGGCGATGCCGTCCGGATCGTCGTCGAGACCCGGGAGCACCTGCCGGCGATCGACGACCCCGCGATCCTCTCCGTCGAAGGAAACGGCAACCGTGCGGTTGTCCGGGCGAAGGCCGATATCCGTGACCGGCTTGCCGCATCCCTCTTCGAGCAGGGGCTGCACGTTCGCGAGATGCGCCTTGAGGAGCCCGAGATCGAGGACGTCTTCATGGCGGCCTACCGGAGGTAG
- a CDS encoding ubiquitin-like small modifier protein 1: MQVRVRAFARLREAIGSDLTLEVPEGATMSRLLAAVAETSEQAGEALFEESGELRGYVILMHNGKRVRRAEAMTLALADGDEVALFPPVAGG; the protein is encoded by the coding sequence ATGCAGGTTCGGGTAAGGGCTTTTGCCCGGTTGCGGGAGGCAATCGGGAGCGATCTCACGCTCGAGGTTCCCGAAGGGGCGACGATGAGCCGGCTCCTTGCGGCGGTCGCCGAGACCTCGGAGCAGGCCGGGGAGGCGCTCTTTGAAGAGAGCGGAGAACTCCGGGGATACGTGATCCTGATGCACAACGGCAAACGTGTGCGGCGTGCGGAGGCCATGACGCTCGCCCTCGCTGACGGGGATGAGGTCGCACTCTTCCCGCCGGTGGCGGGCGGGTGA
- a CDS encoding molybdenum cofactor biosynthesis protein MoaE has product MIGVTEDDFDVNAVIDRVRKPDMGALVTFLGTVRDDGGTEVMELEAYEEVAVRELETIRDEAFARYPIAAVEIIHRIGRLRVGENILLIVVGAGHRKEAFDACEYILERIKESVPIWKKEIGEGGERWVPGESHGGDA; this is encoded by the coding sequence ATGATCGGCGTAACAGAAGACGATTTTGATGTGAATGCCGTGATCGACCGGGTGCGGAAGCCCGATATGGGCGCTCTCGTCACCTTCCTCGGCACCGTCAGGGACGACGGCGGGACGGAGGTTATGGAACTCGAGGCCTACGAGGAGGTCGCGGTGAGGGAACTTGAGACGATCCGGGACGAGGCGTTTGCCCGATACCCCATAGCGGCCGTCGAGATCATCCACCGGATAGGCAGGCTCCGGGTCGGGGAGAACATCCTCCTCATCGTCGTCGGCGCAGGTCATCGGAAGGAGGCTTTCGACGCCTGCGAGTATATTCTCGAGCGGATCAAGGAGAGCGTGCCGATCTGGAAGAAGGAGATCGGCGAGGGCGGCGAGCGCTGGGTTCCGGGCGAGTCCCACGGGGGCGACGCATGA
- a CDS encoding PAS domain S-box protein — MYRILVVDDEPALLELNRIYLEQSGNMQVDTTPSSLQVLEMLSKAPYDAIVADYEMPEMDGITLLKEVRNRGLSIPFIIFSGRGREDVIIEALNNGADFYLQKGGNPSAQFADLRNMILQAVRRRQAEDEAKQAGDLYRSVFEHTGSATIIIEGDMTISLMNSEGALLSGYSREEVEGKMSWTTFVAPEDLQRLASYHRQRRTEPDSVPRTYEFRLLDRQGREKDMHLTIGAIPGTDRSVASMIDVTDRKRFEEELNLAHEEMIAAFEEAKAGQEALEAQCREMEDYQANLRGIIDFLPDPTFVLDRTGKVIIWNRALEDVTGVTKSQIIGAGPEAICRAMPGLRSPLVAETVLSRGGGESIAREVHITSPRTGEGVCLSAKASPLYDAQGRLSGVIESLRDITESKRMEAQIQHRMELERIVGSISTRFIGLAPADLDATLEETLRVLGSFLDVDRSYIFRFSPDLIGVENTHEWCAEGVEPQLEVLQNLPDGVISWGMEQIKARKSICITDIADLPQEAKAEREFFLEYGVVSIILVPIATADEILGAIGFETTRKARAWSDEDITLLEIVGNLFADLFSRIRAQERLHESEERFRSLVERSHDCYIRVTTKPQTIEYISPSCESLTGYTREEILSNPNFIRRLIHPEDRKIFSTLLKERDACARQPYVFRIRRKDGRYIWVEICTIPVYGNNGHPIAIDYAVHDIDAWKQTEAALIQANKKLTLMNSIVRHDILNQVTVVLGHIALLREQPLDPTVAGALEKQQAAVEIIQSQIGFTRDYQDLGIRAPRWFPVEPLVTGASKALRPIGIRISTDLDGLSIYADPLLSSVFFNLLENAVRHGRTVTEIRVTVVPDGDGARIVWEDNGVGVPGEYKGRIFDRGFGSHTGLGLFLVKEVLSITGISITETGEPGKGARFEMAVPEGNVRYG, encoded by the coding sequence ATGTATCGTATTCTTGTAGTCGATGACGAACCGGCACTTCTCGAACTGAACCGGATCTACCTGGAGCAGTCGGGGAACATGCAGGTCGATACGACGCCGTCATCGCTGCAGGTTCTCGAAATGCTCTCGAAGGCCCCCTACGACGCTATCGTTGCCGACTACGAGATGCCGGAGATGGACGGCATCACGCTCTTAAAAGAAGTCCGCAACAGGGGCCTCTCGATACCGTTCATCATCTTCTCCGGCCGCGGCCGCGAGGATGTCATCATCGAGGCGCTCAACAACGGGGCGGACTTCTACCTCCAGAAAGGCGGCAACCCCTCCGCCCAGTTTGCCGACCTCCGGAACATGATCCTTCAGGCCGTCCGGAGGAGACAGGCCGAAGACGAGGCAAAACAGGCTGGAGACCTGTACCGGAGCGTCTTTGAACATACCGGCTCCGCCACCATCATCATCGAGGGCGACATGACGATCTCCCTCATGAACAGTGAGGGCGCCCTCCTTTCCGGCTATTCACGGGAAGAAGTGGAAGGGAAGATGTCCTGGACGACCTTCGTCGCTCCGGAAGACCTGCAACGGCTGGCGAGTTACCACCGGCAGCGGCGGACGGAACCCGACTCAGTGCCGAGAACCTATGAGTTCCGCCTGCTCGACCGACAGGGCAGAGAGAAGGATATGCACCTGACGATAGGCGCCATTCCAGGAACGGATCGCTCCGTTGCGTCCATGATCGATGTCACCGACCGGAAACGGTTCGAAGAAGAGCTGAACCTGGCGCACGAGGAGATGATCGCGGCCTTCGAGGAGGCGAAAGCGGGCCAGGAGGCGCTCGAGGCGCAGTGCCGCGAGATGGAGGATTACCAGGCAAACCTCCGGGGCATCATAGACTTTCTTCCCGACCCGACGTTCGTGCTCGACCGCACGGGAAAGGTCATCATCTGGAATCGAGCACTCGAGGATGTGACCGGGGTCACGAAGAGCCAGATCATCGGAGCGGGCCCGGAAGCCATCTGCAGGGCGATGCCCGGACTCCGGTCCCCGCTGGTGGCGGAGACCGTCCTCTCCCGGGGGGGTGGCGAGAGCATCGCCCGCGAGGTTCATATCACGTCGCCCCGCACGGGGGAGGGTGTCTGCCTCTCGGCAAAAGCATCGCCGCTCTACGATGCGCAGGGACGGCTCTCCGGGGTAATCGAGTCCCTGCGGGATATCACCGAGTCGAAACGGATGGAGGCGCAGATCCAGCACAGGATGGAACTCGAGCGGATAGTGGGATCGATCTCCACGCGGTTCATCGGCCTCGCGCCGGCAGACCTCGACGCCACCCTGGAGGAGACACTCCGGGTGCTCGGGTCGTTCCTCGATGTCGACCGGAGTTACATCTTCCGCTTCTCCCCCGATCTCATCGGCGTAGAGAACACCCACGAGTGGTGTGCGGAGGGGGTCGAGCCGCAGCTTGAAGTGCTGCAGAACCTGCCCGACGGCGTGATCTCCTGGGGGATGGAGCAGATCAAGGCCCGGAAGTCGATCTGCATCACGGATATTGCCGATCTGCCACAGGAGGCAAAGGCGGAGCGCGAATTTTTCCTGGAATATGGGGTTGTATCGATCATCCTGGTGCCGATCGCGACCGCCGACGAGATCCTCGGGGCCATCGGGTTTGAGACCACCCGCAAAGCACGGGCCTGGTCGGACGAGGACATCACGCTGCTTGAGATCGTCGGCAACCTTTTTGCCGATCTCTTCTCCCGGATTCGCGCCCAGGAGAGGCTACACGAGAGCGAAGAAAGATTCAGGAGCCTCGTGGAGCGGTCGCACGACTGCTACATCCGTGTTACGACGAAGCCGCAGACGATCGAGTACATCAGCCCCTCATGCGAGAGTCTGACCGGATACACCCGGGAGGAGATCCTGAGCAATCCAAATTTCATCAGGCGGTTGATTCACCCTGAAGACCGGAAGATATTCTCCACCCTGCTCAAGGAACGGGACGCATGCGCTCGCCAGCCGTACGTCTTCCGGATACGCCGGAAAGACGGGCGCTACATCTGGGTTGAGATCTGCACCATCCCCGTCTACGGGAACAATGGACACCCGATAGCGATCGACTATGCGGTTCACGACATCGACGCCTGGAAACAGACCGAGGCGGCGCTCATCCAGGCAAACAAGAAACTCACCCTGATGAACAGCATCGTGCGGCATGACATCTTAAACCAGGTCACGGTGGTGCTCGGGCATATCGCCCTCCTCCGGGAACAGCCGCTCGATCCGACCGTCGCCGGCGCCCTCGAGAAGCAGCAGGCCGCCGTCGAGATCATACAGTCGCAGATCGGGTTCACGCGGGATTACCAGGATCTCGGCATCCGGGCTCCCCGGTGGTTCCCCGTCGAGCCCCTGGTCACCGGTGCCTCAAAAGCGCTTCGGCCGATCGGGATCCGGATCTCCACCGACCTTGACGGGCTCTCTATCTACGCCGACCCGCTCCTCTCTTCCGTCTTCTTCAATCTCCTGGAGAACGCCGTGCGGCACGGCAGGACAGTAACCGAGATCCGTGTCACGGTCGTGCCGGACGGCGATGGAGCCCGGATTGTCTGGGAGGATAACGGGGTCGGCGTCCCCGGAGAGTATAAGGGTCGGATATTCGATCGAGGTTTCGGGAGCCATACGGGGCTCGGACTTTTCCTGGTGAAAGAAGTCCTCTCGATCACCGGGATCAGCATCACCGAGACCGGCGAGCCCGGGAAAGGAGCGCGGTTCGAGATGGCGGTCCCGGAGGGGAACGTCCGATACGGGTGA
- a CDS encoding GNAT family N-acetyltransferase, which produces MTIGLIDDGDAWDRFVDESASGRLFHKWDFMKITEKHTGFRFLPYGVFKGNEVIAVIPLFRKQTHGVNILLSPPPLQSVVPYLGFVMGRRYDTAKQSKKESMLKLVGDDLESEFAALAPNYLSMIQVPGFIDVRRFLREGYHARLHFTYLLALDPPLTEIWNSFSSNLRTKLRKVEKNGYHLEKSTDLSIFYSTVSERFSDPDMNIPMISRTYFEELFRAYPDDLGLYYLYDDEGAVTGVQATQEYKAFTLWMGAPKMTAMPGNEFLQWLLLQRAKDEGYRQMENVGANNENLNLFKSKFNPSLNLFLEVSREDLIGRVARWAYSTIASKGPVKRKVLSCIE; this is translated from the coding sequence ATGACGATAGGGCTTATCGACGATGGGGACGCCTGGGACAGATTCGTGGACGAAAGCGCCTCCGGCCGCCTCTTCCACAAATGGGACTTCATGAAGATAACGGAGAAGCATACCGGCTTTCGGTTTCTCCCCTATGGAGTCTTCAAGGGCAACGAGGTGATCGCCGTCATTCCGCTCTTCCGGAAGCAGACGCACGGGGTCAACATTCTCCTCTCCCCACCCCCTCTCCAGTCGGTGGTGCCGTACCTCGGGTTCGTCATGGGCCGCCGTTACGATACCGCCAAGCAGAGCAAGAAGGAGTCGATGCTCAAACTGGTCGGTGACGACCTGGAGAGCGAATTTGCGGCCCTGGCTCCGAACTACCTCTCCATGATCCAGGTTCCGGGTTTCATCGATGTTCGACGGTTTCTCAGGGAGGGGTACCATGCCCGGCTCCATTTCACGTATCTGCTCGCACTCGATCCGCCGCTCACCGAGATCTGGAACAGTTTCTCCTCCAACCTCCGGACCAAACTGCGAAAGGTCGAGAAGAACGGTTACCACCTCGAGAAGAGCACCGATCTCTCGATCTTCTACTCCACGGTCTCGGAGCGGTTCAGCGATCCCGACATGAACATCCCGATGATCAGCCGCACCTACTTCGAGGAACTCTTCCGGGCATATCCCGACGACCTCGGGCTCTACTACCTCTACGATGACGAAGGCGCCGTAACGGGCGTGCAGGCAACCCAGGAGTACAAGGCCTTCACCCTCTGGATGGGGGCCCCGAAGATGACCGCGATGCCCGGCAACGAGTTTCTGCAGTGGCTGCTTCTCCAGCGGGCAAAGGATGAGGGATACCGCCAGATGGAGAACGTCGGGGCGAACAACGAGAACCTGAACCTCTTCAAGTCCAAGTTCAACCCCTCGCTCAACCTCTTCCTGGAGGTGAGCCGGGAAGACCTCATCGGCAGGGTTGCGCGATGGGCCTACAGCACCATCGCGAGCAAGGGTCCGGTGAAGCGCAAGGTCCTCTCCTGCATCGAGTGA
- a CDS encoding HesA/MoeB/ThiF family protein, which yields MLTDREPERYRRQVALFGEEAQERLGRARVVIVGAGGLGCPVALYLAAAGIGEIRLVDGDVVDRTNLNRQVLHADHDVGRAKVESAAEKIRAQNPDVTVVATRATLDEGNAARLAGGADLIVDATDNFAARYILNRVALRNSVPLIHGAVRGFDGQVTTIVPGQTACLECIFPVAPPGEEVIPVVGTTPGIIGLVQANEAIKYVTGIGDLLTGRLLIWDGRAATTAILPVERQDDCSACGNRGR from the coding sequence ATGCTCACGGATCGGGAACCGGAACGTTATCGGCGGCAGGTCGCGCTCTTCGGGGAGGAGGCGCAGGAACGGCTCGGACGTGCCCGGGTCGTCATCGTCGGGGCCGGCGGGCTCGGCTGTCCCGTCGCCCTCTACCTTGCCGCCGCCGGTATCGGCGAGATCCGGCTGGTCGACGGCGATGTCGTGGACCGGACCAACCTGAACCGGCAGGTGCTTCATGCCGACCACGACGTCGGGCGGGCGAAGGTCGAGTCGGCGGCCGAGAAGATCCGGGCGCAGAACCCGGATGTCACGGTCGTTGCCACCCGGGCAACCCTCGATGAAGGAAACGCCGCCCGACTCGCGGGCGGGGCCGACCTCATCGTCGACGCCACCGATAATTTCGCGGCGCGCTACATCCTCAACCGGGTGGCGCTCCGGAACAGCGTGCCGCTCATCCACGGGGCGGTCAGGGGATTCGACGGACAGGTGACGACGATCGTCCCCGGGCAGACGGCCTGCCTCGAGTGCATCTTCCCGGTAGCCCCGCCCGGGGAGGAGGTCATCCCCGTTGTCGGCACCACGCCCGGGATCATCGGGCTTGTCCAGGCAAACGAGGCGATCAAGTACGTCACCGGCATCGGCGATCTCCTAACCGGCCGGCTTCTCATCTGGGACGGGCGGGCCGCCACGACGGCGATCCTGCCCGTAGAGCGGCAGGATGACTGCAGCGCGTGTGGAAACAGGGGGCGCTGA
- a CDS encoding ABC transporter permease, whose product MMALDRLLNVARKEFSDHITSRRFAIILGLLLVISTISIYDGIEQYNNSLEAYTEQLRQMEEFDDPYTSWMPQKPSIMYVFISMMSYMTMLGGILAIAIGFDLVSKEKETRSLKSLLSHPVYRDEIINGKALGGVGALGFAMALALAIAIAMLLIFSVVPTLEEFAGILIFGAVSLGFLLAYFAVALMMSTAAKESGNALIYTLVIFFAVSSLLPMFGAMAANAFAGDPPEPPEMAPMPKEVVRVASSNGYSTTTVAQSVIYGGAEDPEWKAYEEEMKTYIEKQRFISDISNLLSPQTNYYTVAIAVTNPQLSSMIASPYDTAPEEKPGLAGALGKVWMNIAALIVFPSAFFAATYVKFMRMDIR is encoded by the coding sequence ATGATGGCACTTGACCGATTGCTCAACGTAGCAAGAAAAGAGTTCTCCGACCACATCACCAGCAGGCGCTTTGCCATCATCCTCGGCCTGCTCCTCGTGATATCGACGATCAGCATCTACGATGGTATCGAACAGTATAACAACAGCCTGGAGGCGTATACCGAGCAACTCCGGCAGATGGAAGAGTTCGACGACCCCTACACGAGCTGGATGCCCCAGAAACCCTCGATCATGTACGTCTTCATCTCCATGATGAGTTACATGACGATGCTCGGCGGCATTCTTGCCATTGCGATAGGATTCGACCTGGTCTCAAAGGAGAAAGAGACACGGTCGCTGAAGTCGCTCCTCTCGCACCCGGTCTACCGCGACGAGATCATCAACGGCAAGGCACTCGGGGGCGTCGGCGCGCTCGGGTTCGCCATGGCGCTTGCGCTTGCCATCGCCATCGCCATGCTCCTCATCTTCTCGGTTGTCCCGACGCTGGAGGAGTTCGCCGGCATCCTGATCTTCGGGGCGGTCTCGCTCGGGTTCCTGCTCGCTTACTTCGCCGTCGCGCTCATGATGTCGACGGCTGCAAAAGAGAGCGGGAACGCGCTGATCTACACCCTGGTGATCTTCTTCGCCGTCTCCTCGCTCCTTCCGATGTTCGGGGCGATGGCCGCTAACGCTTTCGCGGGCGACCCGCCCGAGCCGCCCGAGATGGCTCCCATGCCCAAAGAAGTCGTTCGGGTCGCGAGCAGCAATGGGTATTCTACCACCACCGTTGCGCAGAGCGTGATATACGGCGGAGCCGAGGACCCGGAGTGGAAGGCATATGAAGAGGAGATGAAGACTTACATCGAGAAACAGAGATTCATCAGCGATATCTCAAACCTCCTCTCGCCGCAGACGAACTACTACACCGTCGCGATCGCGGTGACGAATCCACAGCTTTCCTCGATGATCGCGTCGCCTTACGACACGGCACCCGAGGAGAAGCCCGGCCTTGCCGGTGCCCTTGGCAAGGTCTGGATGAACATCGCCGCGCTGATCGTCTTCCCCTCGGCCTTCTTCGCCGCGACCTACGTGAAGTTCATGCGGATGGATATCAGGTGA